From Streptomyces sp. 6-11-2, one genomic window encodes:
- a CDS encoding iron chelate uptake ABC transporter family permease subunit — MKTTRIPRPVRALRTPGGLSLRLDVRTCAVVALLVLAALAASVVLIGTGDFPIPASDVLRTLVGQGSPGQEFVVRELRLPRVLVGLLVGGCLGVGGALFQSVSRNPLGSPDVLGLSQGAAAGALTVIVLFSGSAGAVTLGALVGGLVTGTAIYLLAWKQGVHGYRLVLVGIGVSAVVTAVNGYLITKADFVDAARAVVWMTGSLNGRDWTQVGPLAVLCAVVLPVVLANARALRMLEMGDDVSYALGVRVERVRLLLMGCAVLLVAAATAAAGPVSFVALTAPQLARRLTRSPGPNLVPSLCMGAALLVTADLTAQRAFGADQLPVGVVTGVLGGVYLLWLLVTERRAGRI, encoded by the coding sequence GTGAAGACCACCCGCATCCCCCGCCCCGTACGGGCCCTGCGCACCCCCGGCGGGCTGTCCCTGCGCCTCGACGTCCGCACGTGCGCGGTCGTCGCCCTGCTGGTGCTGGCCGCGCTCGCGGCGAGCGTCGTGCTGATCGGCACCGGAGACTTCCCGATCCCGGCCTCCGACGTGCTCAGGACGCTCGTCGGCCAGGGCAGTCCGGGGCAGGAGTTCGTCGTCCGCGAACTGCGGCTGCCGCGCGTCCTCGTCGGTCTCCTGGTCGGCGGCTGCCTCGGCGTCGGCGGCGCACTGTTCCAGTCCGTCTCCCGCAACCCGCTGGGCAGCCCGGACGTGCTCGGCCTCTCCCAGGGCGCGGCCGCCGGCGCGCTCACCGTCATCGTCCTGTTCTCGGGCAGCGCCGGCGCGGTCACCCTCGGCGCGCTCGTGGGCGGCCTGGTCACCGGCACGGCCATCTACCTGCTGGCCTGGAAGCAGGGCGTGCACGGGTACCGGCTGGTCCTGGTCGGCATCGGCGTCTCCGCGGTGGTCACCGCCGTCAACGGCTACCTGATCACCAAGGCCGACTTCGTGGACGCGGCCCGTGCGGTGGTCTGGATGACCGGTTCGCTGAACGGGCGCGACTGGACCCAGGTCGGACCGCTGGCCGTGCTGTGCGCCGTGGTCCTCCCGGTCGTCCTCGCGAACGCGCGCGCCCTGCGGATGCTGGAGATGGGCGACGACGTCTCCTACGCCCTCGGGGTGCGCGTCGAACGCGTACGGCTGCTGCTGATGGGCTGTGCCGTCCTGCTGGTCGCCGCCGCCACCGCGGCCGCCGGCCCCGTGAGCTTCGTGGCCCTGACCGCGCCGCAGCTCGCCCGGCGCCTCACCCGCTCCCCGGGCCCCAACCTGGTGCCGTCCCTGTGCATGGGCGCCGCGCTGCTGGTCACCGCCGACCTGACCGCGCAGCGCGCCTTCGGCGCCGACCAGCTGCCGGTCGGCGTGGTCACGGGCGTGCTCGGCGGGGTCTACCTGCTGTGGCTGCTGGTCACCGAGCGCAGGGCCGGGCGGATATGA
- a CDS encoding ABC transporter ATP-binding protein yields MSARSNAVSNRRSTVNRLSADNVTLAYDQRVIAEQLSVEIPDNSFTVIVGPNACGKSTLLRALSRMLRPSRGRVLLDGQVIQSMPAKKVARTLGLLPQSSIAPDGITVADLVGRGRYPHQGILRQWSAEDERVVRESMERTGVARLAERYVDELSGGQRQRVWIAMALAQQTPLLLLDEPTTYLDIQHQIDVLDLCAELHEEQGRTLVAVLHDLNHAARYATHLVALRGGRVIAQGAPNEIVTAELVEEVFGLRCQVIEDPETGTPLVVPAARAARARAAAHGTAAGLAATEVS; encoded by the coding sequence ATGAGCGCCCGCAGCAACGCAGTGAGCAACCGAAGGAGCACCGTGAACCGCCTGTCCGCCGACAACGTCACCCTCGCCTACGACCAGCGCGTCATCGCCGAGCAGCTGTCGGTGGAGATACCCGACAACTCCTTCACGGTGATCGTCGGCCCCAACGCCTGCGGCAAGTCCACACTGCTGCGGGCGCTGTCGCGGATGCTCAGGCCCAGCCGGGGCCGGGTACTGCTCGACGGGCAGGTCATCCAGTCGATGCCCGCCAAGAAGGTCGCCCGGACGCTCGGCCTGCTGCCGCAGTCCTCGATCGCGCCCGACGGGATCACCGTCGCCGACCTCGTGGGCCGCGGCCGCTACCCGCACCAGGGGATTCTGCGTCAGTGGTCCGCCGAGGACGAGCGGGTCGTACGCGAGTCCATGGAACGGACCGGCGTCGCCCGGCTCGCCGAGCGGTACGTCGACGAGCTGTCGGGTGGCCAGCGGCAGCGCGTGTGGATCGCCATGGCGCTGGCCCAGCAGACGCCGCTGCTGCTGCTCGACGAGCCGACGACGTACCTGGACATCCAGCACCAGATCGACGTCCTCGACCTGTGCGCCGAACTGCACGAGGAGCAGGGGCGCACCCTCGTCGCCGTGCTGCACGACCTGAACCACGCCGCCCGCTACGCCACCCACCTCGTCGCCCTGCGCGGCGGCCGGGTCATCGCCCAGGGCGCGCCGAACGAGATCGTCACCGCCGAACTGGTGGAGGAGGTGTTCGGGCTGCGCTGCCAGGTCATCGAGGACCCGGAGACCGGTACGCCGCTGGTGGTGCCGGCGGCGCGTGCGGCCCGCGCCCGTGCGGCGGCCCACGGCACGGCCGCCGGCCTGGCCGCTACAGAAGTTTCGTGA
- a CDS encoding SCP2 sterol-binding domain-containing protein: MATIEECRSALERLSDNMATAEGDAREAAALDRSVSCHIKDLDVTFLGRLVGGRIEVRDTVQGPPPGKAEIRLAMTGDDLLALVGGELAFAKAWGSGRVKLQASLFDLMRLTKLL, from the coding sequence ATGGCAACGATCGAGGAGTGCCGCAGCGCACTCGAAAGACTCTCCGACAACATGGCGACAGCGGAAGGGGACGCCCGCGAGGCGGCGGCCCTGGACCGCTCGGTGAGCTGCCACATCAAGGATCTGGACGTCACCTTCCTGGGCCGCCTCGTCGGCGGCCGGATAGAGGTGCGGGACACCGTTCAGGGCCCGCCGCCCGGGAAGGCCGAGATCCGGCTCGCCATGACCGGCGACGACCTGCTCGCGCTGGTCGGCGGGGAGCTGGCGTTCGCCAAGGCCTGGGGGTCGGGGCGGGTGAAGCTCCAGGCGAGCCTGTTCGACCTGATGCGGCTCACGAAACTTCTGTAG